One genomic window of Notamacropus eugenii isolate mMacEug1 chromosome 6, mMacEug1.pri_v2, whole genome shotgun sequence includes the following:
- the SH3TC1 gene encoding SH3 domain and tetratricopeptide repeat-containing protein 1 isoform X4, producing the protein MEGPVVPGNATVKCFIPDAESRPNQEEEEEEGWQQCLAPLMERKSMGSLERRDQDWRRNVLDGLQGPTRLIKAPKLPGEKENEETFESGKMDTRLSDGCRANVGTSLGQMATFPTDISLKLIMVQPKSGLPDPSLQEELRRRLRLLENDSREVSAVFSELSARLLSIHSDQDLIVVTFKTFEEIWKFSTYYCLGFINHCMENLLMDQDFWLLSSYKSREDSEDFSAGIDVFIDEEALQLMHKSLLIQEGSFFVLCPDNQIREIMAPRGERKAGQPCQITSPSCLRARTQTTQTLSDCLPMSAEGASEELLIPFHQWSLKVQSDPVDVFIGESKICSQIVTGTCCAITDHCSQVPEEMNFEDGDQIEILGILVPCLGWFLGRHLVTTQVGFVKTSHIQTHTQASRLANVIFLDEEERSFFINKKNFSEDDVIQLLKKTATSTVCTAYSMDTLEEMEFQKSQEQEVSQPPLGSEPSPVTDKVRVVLERCKTLQLCPQEPESQGGDEDQSPAPENLPKPEEPHFGLEMEENDNGPERFLLLLQFLNEDEYKSSYRSLYDSSFPCLNTMFDGYTEEEELVCYFGQARVAAKKANLPMALTRLCFLLGRLCLKKLKLSQARVYFEEALGALRGSFSDLFLVVAIYTNLTAIYLKQKNREKCTHVFGKVAALLLGIPSYICSTETEASLLKFALKMVILSQQSHQAEARICFLLAKHYINLKQSEEALPFLERLLLLNGELGLWDSSWSTDCYLHLGEIYSRKCLPHLTLSCIKVASFQSSRTFMSSLESVHLVVQNTPKLYGLRKVDHVLPSQIAHYLKQALSSAVTSQEQKLCGSIYRSLSELYSYHRKYEEAIEYGWKAVEADDSTSIGQVVNNLVSFAWLHILHRQNPVALGILESIVESSRSNPQQLGIIYNMAAIALKRMNSTKRAAETYYKALHVSKELGAVQNQAIVLANFGALCLHFNASGLAEHYFIEAVKLFSQLPSSVCGREFVQVLLWLGQHYTNRAQQEKGKCYYEWAFLVAMEMSHFESQLQAIQSLCHFYSTIMPNEAQCVIYNEYQLSLARRMSDKVLEGQLLETISQLYLSLGTERWLKMLHSTLEIPAWGWKCLKLLETYSSTVLGREKRQCLSTGTVLFLLLLGLVIRRLNSACATSWWNCCTFSSRTRSV; encoded by the exons ATGGAGGGGCCAGTGGTCCCGGGGAATGCAACAGTAAAATGTTTCATCCCAGACGCTGAGTCCCGGCCTAaccaagaggaggaagaggaggaaggatggCAGCAGTGCTTGGCTCCCCTGATGGAAAGAAAGTCAATGGGATCCTTGGAAAGGAGAGACCAAGATTGGAGGAGGAATGTTCTTGATGGCCTTCAGGGACCAACCAGACTCATCAAGGCTCCCAAGCTtccaggagaaaaggagaatgaagaaacCTTTGAGTCAGGAAAGATGG ACACTCggctctctgatggctgcagggCCAACGTGGGGACATCTCTTGGCCAGATGGCAACTTTTCCAACAG ACATTTCCTTGAAGCTCATCATGGTACAGCCAAAGAGTGGCCTTCCTGACCCTAGTCTACAAGAGGAGTTGAGGCGAAGACTTCGACTCCTGGAAAATGACAGCAGGGAGGTTTCAGCTGTGTTCAGT GAGTTGTCAGCCAGACTGCTGTCCATTCACAGTGACCAGGACCTTATTGTGGTGACATTTAAAACTTTtgaagaaatatggaagttttCTACCTATTACTGTCTAG GTTTCATAAACCACTGCATGGAAAACTTGTTGATGGATCAAGACTTCTGGCTTCTCTCCAGCTACAAGAGCAGGGAGGACAGTGAAGACTTCAGTGCTGGGATTGATGTCTTCATTGATGAAGAGGCTTTACAGTTAATGCACAAAAGCCTCTTAATACAGGAAG GGTCATTCTTTGTATTGTGTCCTGACAACCAAATAAGAGAGATCATGGCTCCAAGAGGTGAAAGGAAGGCTGGCCAGCCCTGTCAGATCACATCGCCAAGCTGTCTGAGAGCACGGACACAGACTACCCAGACACTGTCTGATTGCCTCCCCATGTCTGCCGAAGGGGCCTCTGAGGAACTCTTGATTCCATTTCATCA GTGGTCTCTTAAGGTACAGTCTGATCCTGTAGATGTCTTCATTGGTGAATCCAAGATCTGCAGCCAAATAG TTACAGGTACCTGCTGTGCCATAACGGATCACTGTAGCCAAGTACCAGAGGAGATGAATTTTGAGGATGGGGATCAGATCGAGATCCTAGGCATCCTTGTTCCCTGTCTGGGGTGGTTTCTGGGGAGGCATTTGGTGACCACTCAGGTTGGCTTTGTGAAGACCAGTCACATCCAAACACATACCCAAGCTTCCAG GTTAGCAAATGTGATCTTTCTGGATGAGGAGGAAAGGTCATTTTTCATCAACAAAAAGAATTTTTCAGAAGATGATGTGATCCAGTTATTAAAGAAAACAGCCACTTCTACTGTTTGCACAGCATATAGCATGG ACACattagaagaaatggaatttcagAAATCCCAAGAACAAG AAGTGTCTCAGCCTCCACTCGGTTCTGAACCAAGTCCAGTGACTGACAAGGTGAGAGTCGTCTTAGAGAGGTGCAAGACCCTCCAGCTCTGCCCTCAAGAGCCAGAGAGCCAGGGAGGGGATGAAGATCAGTCACCAGCTCCAGAAAACCTGCCCAAGCCTGAGGAACCTCATTTTGGTCttgagatggaagaaaatgacaacGGCCCAGAAAGATTTCTCCTCTTGCTACAGTTCCTAAATGAGGATGAATACAAGTCATCCTACAGGAGCCTGTATGACTCCTCTTTTCCTTGTCTGAACACCATGTTTGATGGGTATACCGAGGAGGAAGAACTTGTCTGTTACTTTGGGCAGGCGAGGGTAGCTGCCAAGAAAGCTAATCTTCCCATGGCCCTGACAAGACTGTGCTTTCTCCTCGGGAGGCTATGCCTTAAAAAACTCAAGCTCTCCCAGGCTCGGGTTTATTTTGAAGAAGCCTTGGGAGCCTTGAGGGGTAGCTTCAGTGACCTTTTCCTTGTGGTTGCTATTTACACCAATCTCACTGCCATTtatttgaaacagaaaaacagagagaaatgcACACATGTGTTTGGCAAGGTAGCAGCTCTGCTCTTGGGAATTCCCAGCTATATCTGCAGCACAGAGACGGAGGCCAGTCTCCTCAAGTTTGCTTTGAAGATGGTCATCTTGAGCCAGCAAAGTCATCAGGCAGAAGCCAGGATTTGTTTCCTGCTGGCCAAGCATTATATTAACCTCAAGCAGTCAGAAGAAGCTTTGCCCTTCCTGGAGAGGCTGCTGCTTTTGAATGGTGAACTGGGTTTATGGGATAGCTCATGGTCTACAGATTGTTACCTTCATCTTGGGGAGATCTACAGCAGAAAATGTCTGCCTCACCTTACACTGAGCTGTATCAAAGTTGCCTCTTTCCAGAGCTCACGAACCTTCATGAGCTCCTTGGAGAGTGTCCACTTGGTTGTTCAGAATACCCCCAAGCTTTATGGCCTGAGGAAAGTGGACCATGTGCTTCCATCCCAAATTGCACACTACCTCAAGCAAGCGCTGTCCTCCGCCGTGACTTCCCAGGAGCAAAAGCTCTGCGGTTCCATTTATCGTAGCCTTTCAGAACTTTATAGCTACCACAGGAAATACGAAGAGGCCATTGAGTATGGGTGGAAAGCTGTGGAAGCAGATGACTCGACCAGCATTGGCCAGGTCGTTAACAACTTAGTTTCTTTTGCTTGGTTACACATTCTTCACAGACAAAATCCAGTAGCATTGGGGATCTTAGAGTCCATTGTAGAGTCCTCCAGAAGTAACCCCCAGCAATTAGGGATTATTTATAACATGGCCGCCATTGCCCTGAAAAGAATGAACAGTACGAAGAGGGCAGCTGAGACTTACTACAAAGCACTCCATGTTTCCAAAGAGCTTGGCGCAGTTCAGAACCAGGCAATTGTCCTGGCGAACTTTGGGGCTCTCTGTCTCCACTTTAATGCCAGTGGTCTGGCtgaacactatttcattgaagCAGTAAAACTCTTCTCTCAACTTCCAAGTTCTGTGTGTGGCCGAGAATTCGTCCAAGTTCTCCTCTGGCTGGGGCAGCATTATACCAACAGAGCCCaacaggagaaaggaaagtgCTATTATGAGTGGGCATTCCTGGTGGCCATGGAAATGAGTCATTTTGAAA GCCAGCTCCAAGCCATTCAGTCACTGTGTCATTTCTACAGTACCATCATGCCAAATGAGGCCCAGTGTGTCATCTACAATGAATATCAACTCTCCTTGGCCAGGAGGATGTCAGATAAAGTTCTAGAAGGGCAGCTACTGGAAACCATCAGTCAACTATATCTTTCTTTAGGCACGGAAAG